One Alkalinema sp. FACHB-956 genomic window, GTGGGAACTTCTTTCAGATCGACAATCAAGACATCGGCCTCTTTCATCGCATTATGCTCGCGCGCGATCGCCTTAGATAACCCAAAAATCATGGGGCCACTGAGGCAAAAGAGCAAAACACGTCCTTGTCCTTTGTCCAGCAGATACTTTTGTTCATCCGTTAACCGAATATCATCATCCGTATCCGTAATTAGCTTGACTTCGGAAGATTGCATTTCGCTCAATCGCTCGATCGTCAGAATATTGGCAATGAAGACCCCTACCCCAACTGCTACAATCAAATCCACAAAAACCGTCAAGAGTAAGACTCCATACATAATGATGGAACCCTTGAGGGAGACTTTGTGTGATCGCTTTAAGAAGCTCCAGTCCAGAATATCAATCCCGACCTTGAGAGCAATCCCCGCTAACACTGCCATTGGAATGGGTTGGGTTAATTTCGCTGCGCCTAAGACGACCACCAAAAGAACCAGTGCTCGTGTAATCCCAGAAAGGGCTGATGTAGCGCCCGTTTGGATATTCACAACGGTTCCCATCGTGGCCCCTGCACCCGGCAAACCACCACACAGCCCAGATACAATGTTACCGATGCCTTGACCAATCAACTCCTTATTCGACTTGTGCTCTGTCCGTGTCAGGCTATCTGCCACCACAGCAGTTAACAGAGTGTCAATACAACCTAGCATCCCGAGCATAACCCCATCGACAAACATGACCGTTATTTGACCGGGGCTAAAGGTCGGGAATTGCAACGGAGGCAGGCCGACAGGAATTTCGCCAATTCGCCGGATCTCTGCACCTTGAAACAGCGTGAGAGAAATGACCGTTCCTGCAATGAGCGCAACTAGTTGCGGCGGTACCACTTTCTTCCACTTTTTAGGCATTAGAAAGATAATGGCCAAGGTCAGTGCACCCAAAATGGCTTCTGGTGGATTGACATTGGCAACAAGCTGCGGAATTGCCAGGAACGTTCCGACAACGCCACCCTTAGGGGCAGATTGACCTAGAAAGGGTGCAATTTGCAGGATGATGAGAATCACCCCAATCCCAGACATAAAGCCGGAGATAACGCTGTAGGGCATCAGCGTAATGTATTTTCCTAGCTTGAAGACCCCAAAAATAATTTGGAATAACCCCGCCAACATCACCACGGTAAAGGCCATGGCTAACCCATTTTCTGGGTTGCTCGCGGTCATGCTGGCCACGATCGCGGTCATAACCACGGTCATTGGGCCAGTCGGTTCGGAAATTAGTGTGGGTGTACCGCCAAATAAGGCAGCAAACAATCCGACACAAATTGCGCCATACAATCCTCCAATTGGGCCGACACCAGATGCGACCCCGAAAGCTAGGGCTAAGGGTAAGGAAACAATCGCGGCAGTGACACCACCAAAGATATCCCCTCGCAGGTTATTAAACTGAATCAGATTGGTGACTTTCATGGATGGTGAATGAACAGTAAATCAGATCCTGATTGAGAGCGAGTTGTCTTGCTTAAGATGACTAAATACGCTAAGGCTGGATGCAA contains:
- a CDS encoding SulP family inorganic anion transporter, encoding MKVTNLIQFNNLRGDIFGGVTAAIVSLPLALAFGVASGVGPIGGLYGAICVGLFAALFGGTPTLISEPTGPMTVVMTAIVASMTASNPENGLAMAFTVVMLAGLFQIIFGVFKLGKYITLMPYSVISGFMSGIGVILIILQIAPFLGQSAPKGGVVGTFLAIPQLVANVNPPEAILGALTLAIIFLMPKKWKKVVPPQLVALIAGTVISLTLFQGAEIRRIGEIPVGLPPLQFPTFSPGQITVMFVDGVMLGMLGCIDTLLTAVVADSLTRTEHKSNKELIGQGIGNIVSGLCGGLPGAGATMGTVVNIQTGATSALSGITRALVLLVVVLGAAKLTQPIPMAVLAGIALKVGIDILDWSFLKRSHKVSLKGSIIMYGVLLLTVFVDLIVAVGVGVFIANILTIERLSEMQSSEVKLITDTDDDIRLTDEQKYLLDKGQGRVLLFCLSGPMIFGLSKAIAREHNAMKEADVLIVDLKEVPTMGVTASLAIENVIRDAVDKGLQVYLVGASEKVQHRLNKLGLLEMIHPEHVIGDRTEALRQAVDQVYLKGTAI